The window GAATACCGGCACGCATTCCCACCCTTTCGAGCGCTTGTTTTATGAAACCGGCCACCTCTCGGTCTTCGAGCACGAGGGTCGGCTGTGGTCGAATCACGCGCGAATCCGCACCGGGGAGAAGAGCGACTCGCTGAGCGGCGTCGTCTTCGCCAGCAAGCCGGTCGGCGAGGCCACGCGCGCCGTGGAGCTGGCCCCGCCGCGGCAGGGCCGGGTGCGTCGCAGCATGTTAAAGGAGGCCTTCTCCACCTTCCTCGGAGTCACTCACCCGAACGACTGATGATGCTGGCCGACCTGACCTCCGAATTCTGGGGCAATCCGATCTACCAGAAGATCATCAAGGTGCTGATCGTCCTCGCGACCGGACTGCCGCTCGTGCTGCTGGTCTCGCGCATCGTCAGCCGGGTGCTGCGGCACCGGCTCGGCCAGCAGGGCAGCGACCTGCTCGCCCGCATCGTCCGCTACAGCGGCTACGTCATGGTGCTGGTGGCCGTGCTCCAGGAGTTCGGCTTCAATCTGGCGGCCGTACTCGGTGCCGCGGGCATCGCCGGCGTGGCCATTGGCTTCGCCTCGCAGACCTCGCTGTCGAATCTCATTTCCGGCCTCTTCATCGTCGGCGAGCGGCCTTTTGAAAAAGGCGACATCATCGAGGTCGGTGCCGTCAGCGGCACAGTCGAGGAGATCGGCCTGATGGCGCTCACCCTGCGGACATTCGACAACCGCTCGGTCCGCATCCCAAATGAGATGCTGGTGAAAAACACCGTCACCACCGTGACCCGCTACCCCATCCGGCGCGTGGACCTCACCATCGGCGTCGCCTACACCGAGGCCATCGACCACGTGATGCGCGTGCTCGCCGGGGTGGCGGACGCCCACCCGGCAGTGCTCGACGAGCCGGAGACCGTGATCGTCTTCAATGGCTTCGGCGAGTCATCGCTGAACTTCATGATCGGAGCCTGGACCATCAAGGCGGACGTCATGAAGGTGAAGAACGAGCTGCCGCTGCGGATCAAGGAAGCCTTCGACCGCGAGGGCATCGAGATCCCCTTCCCCCACCGAGTCCTCGCCCCGGGCAAGGCGATGGAGCCCATCCCGGTGGTCGTGCGGGAGAGCAGGAACTAACACAAACTCGGCTTGGCTTTCCAGACAGGCTGGAGTTGATAGGCGGCACCATGGACAACCCCTATCAAACCGGTGCACACGGAAATCCGTATCCCTCCTCCACCGGTCAAACCTCCCCCGCCATCATCCAGGCCCTCGCGGGCACCAAGCCCTGGGTGCGGCTCTGCTCCATCATCGGCTTCATCTGTGCCGGCTTCATGGTGCTCGGCGGCCTCATGATGATGGCCGGAGGAGCCATCGGCGGCATGAGCAACTCCCGTGCCGCGGGGTTCGGCTGGATCCAGTCGATCATGGGACTGATCTACATCGCCATGTCGCTGATGTATGTCTTCCCCTCGGTGAAGCTCTGGAAATACGGCACCGCCATCCTGAACCTGATGTCCAGCCAGTCCGCCACGGATCTGGAGCAGGCGATGGAGGCCCAGCGCGGATTCTGGAAATTCGTCGGCATCGTGATCCTCGTCTCCATCGGCCTGATGTTGATCGGCATGGTCCTCGCCATCGTTGCGGCAGGCATGGCTGCCGCTTCGATAAATGAACTGGGCAGCTAACAGTCACTTGCGGGGACGAATTCCCGGTGCTGATTCCTCTGGCACGCATCGTCACGGATGCGTGCCTTTTTTCCGCCCATGCCCGCCGATCCCCTCCAGCCCTTTTTCAAGCAACGCGGCTGGAAGCCATTCCCCTTTCAAAAGGAGACCTGGAAAGCCTACGCCGCCGGGAAGTCCGGCCTGCTCCACGCCCCGACCGGTCAGGGCAAGACCCTCGCGGTCTGGATGGGCCCGGTCGCCGGAGCGCTGAAGGAGCAGCCCGAGGGATGCTCGGTCGTCTGGCTCACCCCGCTCCGCGCCCTTGCGCAGGATACCCTGCGGGCACTCCGCGAGCCGCTAGAAGTCCTCGCGCCGAAGCTCCAGGTGGAAGCCCGCACCGGCGACACCTCGTCCTCCGTGAAGGCCCGCCTCCGGAAGAAGCTCCCCTTCGGCCTCGTCACCACGCCGGAGAGCCTGTCGCTGATGCTTACCCACGACGACACCCGGGAAAAGCTCGCCGGGCTGCGCGCCGTGATCGTGGACGAGTGGCACGAGATGCTGGGCAACAAGCGCGGCGTCCAGACCGAGCTCTGCCTCGCCCGCCTGCGCGAATGGTTTCCGGAGATCCGCATCTGGGGCCTCTCCGCCACCCTGGGGAATCTGGATGAAGCTCGCGACGTCCTCCTCGGGTCCGCCGCGGAGGGAGCGGTCACCGTTTCCGCGGACCTGAAAAAGGAGATCGTTATCGACACCCTCATCCCCCGGGAGATCGACCGCTTCCCGTGGTCCGGCCACCTCGGCACCCGGCTCGCCGCTCAGGTCGTCCGCGAGGTGGAGAAGGCGAACTCCACTCTGCTCTTCACGAATACCCGCTCGCAGACCGAGCTCTGGTTCCAGGAGCTGCTTTCGCTCCGGCCGGATTGGGCGGAGGTCATCGCCATGCACCATGGCTCGGTGGACCGCGAGGAGCGGGAGAAGGTCGAGCAGGGTCTCCGCGAGGGCCGCCTGCGCTGCGTGGTCTGCACATCCTCCCTCGACCTCGGCGTGGATTTCTCGCCGGTCGACCAGGTGCTGCAGGTCGGCTCGCCAAAGGGCATCGCCCGCCTGCTCCAGCGCGCCGGCCGGTCCGGCCACCAACCCGGAAAGGTGTCCCGCGTCCTCGGTGTGCCGACCCACGCGATGGAGCTGGTGGAATTTGCCGCCGCCCGTGACGCCGCCCACGCCCGGCACATCGAGGCCCGCCGCCCCCTCGTCAAGCCGCTCGACGTGCTCGTCCAGCACCTCGTCACCTGCGCCATCGGCGAGCCATTCGAGCCGGGGGAAATGCTCCGGGAGATCCTGTCCACCCACGCCTTCCGCGACCTGACCGACACCGAGTGGGACTGGTGCCTCGGCTTCATCTCGAGCGGCGGTCGCGCCCTCGCCGCCTACCCGCGCTACCGGAAGGCCCGTCTCGAAAACGGCCGCTACATCGTCGATGACAAACGTTTGATCCAGCAGCACCGGATGTCGATCGGCACCATCTCCGCCGACTCCCATGTCAGCGTCCGCTTCGCGAATGGACAAACCTTGGGGACGGTCGAGGAAGGATTCATCAGCCGCTTGAAACAGGGTCAGCTTTTCATCTTTGCCGGGAAGAAACTGGAGCTGGTTCGTTTCCACCAGCGCATCGCCACCGTCCGGGTCGCCAAGCGCGACGCCAAGGGAGCAGTCGCCATGTGGGGCGGAAACAAGATGCCCCTTTCAAACGAACTGGCCCATGCCATGGCCGCCCGCCTCCGCGGGGAGGGCCCGGCCTCGCCGGAAATGAAGGCCGTCGCCCCCATCCTGGAGATCCAGCGCCGGTGGTCCGAACTGCCCGATGACCGCACGCTCCTCGTCGAACACACCCGGTCACGCGATGGTGAACATCTGTTTGTTTACCCCCTTGCCGGGCGACTTGTTCACGAAGGCTTGGGGGCGCTCATGGCTTATCGACTTCGTTTGAATCAAACGATTACAGTGTCGCAGAACGACTACGGATTCTGCCTCACCGCCAAACGCGGGCTTCACTTGAGCGAGGATATCATCCGCTTGAATCTAACGGTTGAGAACCTTCTTGAAGACGTGCTGGCTTGCTTGAATACCGCCGAGCTGGCCCGCCGTCAGTTCCATCAGGTGGCGAGGGTAGCAGGCCTGATTCTGCAGCAATTGCCCGGTCGCCAACAGCGCGGACAACGGGAGCTTCAATCAAGTTCGCGCCTGCTCTTCGAAGTGCTGGAACGCTACGATCCCGAGAACCTGCTCCTTCTCCAGTCCCAGCGGGAAATTCTGGAGAAGCAACTGGAATTCAGCCGACTTCATGACTCCCTAATC of the Luteolibacter flavescens genome contains:
- a CDS encoding mechanosensitive ion channel family protein, which translates into the protein MMLADLTSEFWGNPIYQKIIKVLIVLATGLPLVLLVSRIVSRVLRHRLGQQGSDLLARIVRYSGYVMVLVAVLQEFGFNLAAVLGAAGIAGVAIGFASQTSLSNLISGLFIVGERPFEKGDIIEVGAVSGTVEEIGLMALTLRTFDNRSVRIPNEMLVKNTVTTVTRYPIRRVDLTIGVAYTEAIDHVMRVLAGVADAHPAVLDEPETVIVFNGFGESSLNFMIGAWTIKADVMKVKNELPLRIKEAFDREGIEIPFPHRVLAPGKAMEPIPVVVRESRN
- a CDS encoding ligase-associated DNA damage response DEXH box helicase, yielding MPADPLQPFFKQRGWKPFPFQKETWKAYAAGKSGLLHAPTGQGKTLAVWMGPVAGALKEQPEGCSVVWLTPLRALAQDTLRALREPLEVLAPKLQVEARTGDTSSSVKARLRKKLPFGLVTTPESLSLMLTHDDTREKLAGLRAVIVDEWHEMLGNKRGVQTELCLARLREWFPEIRIWGLSATLGNLDEARDVLLGSAAEGAVTVSADLKKEIVIDTLIPREIDRFPWSGHLGTRLAAQVVREVEKANSTLLFTNTRSQTELWFQELLSLRPDWAEVIAMHHGSVDREEREKVEQGLREGRLRCVVCTSSLDLGVDFSPVDQVLQVGSPKGIARLLQRAGRSGHQPGKVSRVLGVPTHAMELVEFAAARDAAHARHIEARRPLVKPLDVLVQHLVTCAIGEPFEPGEMLREILSTHAFRDLTDTEWDWCLGFISSGGRALAAYPRYRKARLENGRYIVDDKRLIQQHRMSIGTISADSHVSVRFANGQTLGTVEEGFISRLKQGQLFIFAGKKLELVRFHQRIATVRVAKRDAKGAVAMWGGNKMPLSNELAHAMAARLRGEGPASPEMKAVAPILEIQRRWSELPDDRTLLVEHTRSRDGEHLFVYPLAGRLVHEGLGALMAYRLRLNQTITVSQNDYGFCLTAKRGLHLSEDIIRLNLTVENLLEDVLACLNTAELARRQFHQVARVAGLILQQLPGRQQRGQRELQSSSRLLFEVLERYDPENLLLLQSQREILEKQLEFSRLHDSLIDIQKREVQLIETKNLTPMAFPLWAEQFFATMPAGDAATRLEQMLQDLEQAADK
- a CDS encoding DUF5362 family protein; its protein translation is MDNPYQTGAHGNPYPSSTGQTSPAIIQALAGTKPWVRLCSIIGFICAGFMVLGGLMMMAGGAIGGMSNSRAAGFGWIQSIMGLIYIAMSLMYVFPSVKLWKYGTAILNLMSSQSATDLEQAMEAQRGFWKFVGIVILVSIGLMLIGMVLAIVAAGMAAASINELGS